The following coding sequences are from one Candidatus Bathyarchaeota archaeon window:
- a CDS encoding B12-binding domain-containing protein has translation MSVLDKVVLDLFSYDVDGIKVDVEKALEKGFSPLEVINALSNGMREIGDKFARLELFLTDLMMA, from the coding sequence TTGTCTGTGCTTGATAAGGTTGTTTTGGATTTGTTTAGTTATGATGTTGATGGTATTAAGGTTGATGTTGAAAAGGCTTTAGAAAAAGGTTTTTCGCCTTTAGAGGTTATTAACGCCTTATCTAATGGTATGCGTGAGATTGGTGATAAGTTTGCTAGGCTTGAGCTTTTCTTAACTGATTTAATGATGGCTG